The Actinocorallia herbida DNA window GTTCTCGCCCGGGGCCGGGTGCCGGAGGCGCGGCCGAAAAGCAGGGATAGAGTTCTGTCCATGTCAGCGCAAGCGCCCGCGGCTCCGAACAGCACCGCACTCGACCCCAAGATCGCCTCCCGCCTCAAGCGCACCGAGGACGGGCTCGTCCCGGCCGTGGTGCAGCAGCACGACACGCTCGAAGTGCTCATGATGGGGTGGATGGACGACGAGGCGCTGCACCGCACCCTCACGACCGGCCGCTGCACCTTCTGGTCGCGCAGCCGCAAGGAGTACTGGGTCAAGGGTGCGACGTCCGGGCACGCCCAGTGGGTGAAGTCCGCGGCCCTCGACTGCGACGGCGACGTGATCCTCGTCAAGGTCGACCAGGTCGGCGCGGCCTGCCACACCGGCGACCGCACCTGCTGGGACGCCGACGACCTCGGCGCGCTCGTCGGCCAGCCGGGCCGGTGACCACCGCCCCGCACGCCCTGGAATCCTCCGGCACGCCGGAGGATTCCGGCACGCCGGGGGAGGCCGCCGCGGCTCCCGCGCCGTCGCGTCGTGAGATGGGCTCCGTCGCGCTCGTGTGCGCCGCGGGCGCGGCCCTCGTGGTCTTCGCCACCGGGCGCGTCTGGGCGCAGGCCGCCTTCGCGGGGTCCGGCTCCGGGCACACCTCCGGCATGTCCGACCTGACGGGCGCCGATCTCTCCGCCACGGGCGCGCTCGGCTGGGCGGCGCTCGCGGCGATGGCCGCGGTGTTCGCCGTCCGCGGCGCGGCCCGGATCGCCGTCGGCGCCCTGCTCGCCCTGCTCGGCGCGG harbors:
- the hisI gene encoding phosphoribosyl-AMP cyclohydrolase, which gives rise to MSAQAPAAPNSTALDPKIASRLKRTEDGLVPAVVQQHDTLEVLMMGWMDDEALHRTLTTGRCTFWSRSRKEYWVKGATSGHAQWVKSAALDCDGDVILVKVDQVGAACHTGDRTCWDADDLGALVGQPGR